A genomic region of Serratia fonticola contains the following coding sequences:
- the fimA gene encoding type 1 fimbrial major subunit FimA: MKIKLLAAGVMTVLSLTGVGVANAADPVTVNGGTIHFTGEVVNAACAVDADSTDQIVKLGQVKTTTLASANSTSSSVGFNIKLNDCDTTVASSAAVAFSGTAVSSSFNTALALQSSAAGNAGNVGVQILDRTGNPLALDGATFSAATTLINGTNTIPFQARYIATGVATAGTANADANFLVQYQ, from the coding sequence ATGAAAATCAAATTATTGGCTGCTGGTGTTATGACGGTTCTTTCTTTAACTGGGGTTGGAGTAGCAAACGCTGCCGATCCTGTAACAGTTAACGGTGGCACCATTCATTTTACAGGGGAAGTAGTAAATGCAGCTTGTGCGGTAGATGCTGATTCTACCGATCAGATTGTTAAATTAGGGCAGGTTAAAACCACAACGCTGGCCTCCGCCAATAGTACCAGTAGCTCCGTTGGTTTCAATATCAAACTGAATGATTGTGACACCACTGTTGCTAGCTCAGCTGCGGTTGCTTTCAGCGGTACCGCTGTGAGCAGCTCCTTCAACACCGCGTTGGCTCTGCAAAGTTCTGCTGCTGGTAATGCAGGCAATGTGGGCGTTCAGATCCTGGATCGTACTGGTAATCCACTGGCCCTTGATGGTGCGACCTTCAGTGCAGCGACTACGCTGATCAATGGCACCAACACTATTCCATTCCAGGCTCGTTATATTGCCACTGGCGTCGCGACGGCAGGTACTGCCAATGCTGATGCTAACTTCTTGGTGCAATACCAATAA
- a CDS encoding tyrosine-type DNA invertase, whose translation MAHRKFLTLKEVDNLMSAVRNKQTGVRDSCLILLAFRHGFRISELLNLRYHDLELAEGRINIRRLKNGFSTVHPLMSDECKAIREWSQVRARWKPAVDPDIVFISQRGTQLSRGQAWRIIRQAGELAGTTTHTHPHMLRHACGYELAERGTDTRLIQDYLGHRNIRHTVRYTASNAARFAGIWEWNNQIRRDFCMKNIQKDETIGAKLF comes from the coding sequence ATGGCACATCGTAAGTTTCTTACTCTGAAGGAAGTCGATAACCTGATGAGTGCGGTCCGTAATAAACAAACCGGTGTACGGGATAGTTGCTTGATCCTGCTGGCCTTTCGCCACGGTTTTCGTATCAGTGAATTGCTGAACTTGCGTTACCACGATCTTGAACTGGCTGAAGGCCGAATCAACATACGTCGCCTTAAGAACGGATTTTCTACCGTTCATCCTTTGATGAGTGATGAATGCAAGGCGATTAGGGAGTGGAGTCAGGTCAGAGCACGTTGGAAACCGGCGGTGGACCCGGACATTGTCTTTATTTCTCAACGCGGAACTCAGTTATCGCGTGGTCAGGCCTGGCGTATTATCCGACAGGCGGGCGAACTGGCCGGCACTACCACCCATACTCACCCTCATATGTTACGCCACGCCTGCGGTTATGAACTGGCGGAAAGGGGAACCGATACTCGCTTGATACAGGATTATCTGGGACACCGTAATATCCGGCATACTGTACGTTATACCGCCAGTAATGCAGCACGATTCGCTGGCATATGGGAATGGAATAATCAGATTCGACGTGATTTTTGTATGAAAAATATACAAAAAGATGAAACAATTGGGGCTAAACTGTTTTAA
- a CDS encoding fimbrial protein, protein MGRMRSGILLTLFLAPMATAGDRLETPLVGGQMRFQGELIAETCSVEARDRHLIVKMGQVSSHRFQWVGDEADPVPFELHLQNCNTHVSRNVGVMFHGIADGKNPDMLSVGEGPGIATGIAVALFDAAGRFIPLNTPAEHWTPLQDGPVSLHFVAKYRATAQSVTGGLANAQAWFALTYQ, encoded by the coding sequence ATGGGGAGAATGCGTTCGGGAATACTGTTAACCCTATTTTTGGCGCCAATGGCTACCGCTGGTGATCGCTTGGAAACGCCGCTTGTTGGTGGGCAAATGCGCTTTCAGGGGGAGTTGATTGCTGAAACCTGCTCCGTTGAGGCCAGAGATCGGCATCTTATCGTGAAAATGGGCCAGGTGAGTAGTCATCGATTTCAGTGGGTCGGTGACGAGGCCGATCCGGTGCCATTCGAACTTCATCTCCAGAACTGCAATACCCATGTCAGCCGTAATGTTGGTGTCATGTTTCATGGCATCGCTGATGGAAAAAACCCTGACATGCTTTCTGTCGGTGAGGGGCCAGGTATCGCTACCGGTATAGCAGTGGCACTGTTTGATGCTGCAGGGCGGTTTATTCCGCTGAATACCCCAGCAGAGCACTGGACTCCATTACAAGATGGGCCAGTGAGTTTGCATTTTGTGGCGAAGTATCGCGCGACTGCACAATCTGTAACCGGTGGGTTGGCTAATGCCCAAGCATGGTTTGCTCTGACTTATCAATGA
- a CDS encoding fimbria/pilus periplasmic chaperone, giving the protein MAIWMILAMAGNIGAVNAGVGLGATRVIYPSDQKQVSLGVSNNDDKGTFLIQSWIENADGQKDGRFVITPPLFLIQGKKENTLRIIDATNNSLPKDRESLFWVNVKAIPSQEKSAQQDNTLQLAITSRIKFFYRPRGLHIPPDKAPEQLRFKRNGNALSIVNPTPYFVTLSELNAGTRVLSATMVPPLGSTSVALPADAGSNVTYRTVNDYGALTPVMQGVMQ; this is encoded by the coding sequence ATGGCCATATGGATGATTTTGGCTATGGCTGGAAATATTGGTGCGGTAAATGCTGGGGTTGGCCTGGGAGCTACCCGAGTAATCTATCCTTCAGATCAGAAACAGGTCAGTTTAGGGGTTAGCAATAACGATGATAAAGGCACTTTTCTTATTCAATCTTGGATAGAAAATGCAGACGGACAGAAGGATGGTCGGTTCGTTATCACGCCGCCACTGTTTCTGATCCAAGGGAAGAAAGAGAACACTCTGCGAATTATTGATGCTACCAATAATAGCTTGCCAAAGGACCGTGAAAGCCTGTTCTGGGTCAATGTTAAAGCCATTCCGTCACAGGAAAAATCGGCACAACAGGATAATACCTTACAGTTAGCGATAACCAGCCGTATCAAATTCTTTTACCGGCCTCGTGGGCTCCATATTCCCCCAGACAAAGCTCCAGAGCAACTGCGTTTTAAACGTAATGGGAATGCGTTGTCGATTGTGAATCCAACGCCCTACTTTGTGACGCTGAGCGAGCTGAATGCGGGTACCCGAGTTTTGTCAGCGACCATGGTGCCACCTCTGGGATCGACGAGCGTCGCTTTGCCAGCCGATGCAGGGAGCAATGTTACTTACCGGACCGTCAACGATTATGGGGCGCTGACGCCGGTGATGCAGGGCGTGATGCAATAG